The following are encoded together in the Nyctibius grandis isolate bNycGra1 chromosome 5, bNycGra1.pri, whole genome shotgun sequence genome:
- the IL26 gene encoding interleukin-26, translated as MKVYSIFRSGRFLVLLYLFTAEGKKSPTGKHTCRKGLLSQVTENLYIKATSLKSSVPKDLIKNTRLLKKTTKMLFMTNCSVRDQLLSFYVKNVFSHLGVGSDKLHVISAFQVLQANMKACLPCAPSTRLTSAVKKLKRTFLKLGEKGIYKAIHELDILLPWIQAYIQTIV; from the exons ATGAAAGTATATTCTATTTTCAGATCTGGGCGTTTTTTAGTTCTGCTTTATCTTTTCACTGCGGAAGGCAAAAAGTCACCTACAGGAAAGCATACCTGCCGAAAAGGACTCCTCTCCCAAGTGACAGAGAACCTGTATATCAAGGCAACTAGTTTAAAATCATCTGTTCCT AAGGATCTCATCAAGAACACAAGGCTGcttaaaaagacaacaaaaatgctttttatg acaAACTGCAGTGTTCGAGATCAACTCCTCTCCTTCTAtgtgaaaaatgtcttcagtcATCTGGGAGTAGGAAGTGACAAGTTGCATGTTATTAGTGCCTTCCAGGTCCTGCAAGCAAACATGAAAGCCTGT CTTCCATGTGCTCCATCCACAAGGTTAACTTCTGCAGtcaaaaaattaaagagaacaTTTCTTAAG CTTGGAGAGAAGGGAATCTACAAGGCCATCCATGAGTTGGATATTCTCCTTCCCTGGATTCAGGCCTACATACAAACCATCGTATGA